One genomic region from Haloarcula taiwanensis encodes:
- a CDS encoding universal stress protein, which produces MSHTINSILVPTDGSDGARIGARRAIDLAATIGADLHVLSAVDARDIEPELNSDGQTDRERLLTEAAERAVDSIARLARAHLSGQITTAVESGIPFQAVNDYVDAHDIDLIVMGTQGRTGFERVALGSVAEKTLRTAAVPIVTVTPDGDIVEIGEQRYENILVPTDGSEGATLAIEWGVTLAELYDATVHTLYSVDTSRFGGAEGSAEIHEAPEQTGQEALATVHERASDADVSVAGNIASGPAARAILSYSEEHDIDLIAMGTHGRSGLTRYLTGSVTETVVRNASVPVCCVPMQ; this is translated from the coding sequence ATGAGCCACACGATCAACTCGATTCTCGTGCCGACCGACGGCAGTGACGGGGCACGAATAGGGGCTCGGCGAGCTATCGATCTCGCAGCTACAATCGGTGCCGACCTCCACGTACTGTCAGCAGTTGACGCCCGTGACATCGAACCGGAGCTGAATTCTGACGGGCAGACCGACCGGGAGCGTCTCCTCACGGAGGCGGCTGAACGGGCGGTAGACTCCATCGCGAGACTCGCCAGGGCGCATCTCTCCGGGCAAATCACTACCGCCGTCGAGTCGGGGATTCCGTTTCAGGCGGTCAACGACTACGTCGATGCTCACGACATCGATCTCATTGTTATGGGGACGCAGGGACGGACAGGGTTCGAACGGGTTGCACTCGGGAGTGTTGCAGAAAAGACGCTGCGGACTGCCGCTGTCCCAATCGTCACGGTCACTCCGGATGGGGATATCGTCGAAATCGGCGAGCAACGGTACGAAAACATTCTCGTCCCGACTGACGGCAGCGAGGGGGCAACACTCGCAATCGAATGGGGGGTCACGCTAGCGGAGCTGTATGACGCAACCGTACACACGCTCTACTCTGTCGACACGAGCCGGTTCGGCGGCGCTGAAGGATCAGCAGAGATTCACGAGGCGCCTGAGCAAACTGGCCAGGAGGCACTTGCGACGGTCCATGAGCGTGCCAGCGACGCAGATGTCAGTGTCGCAGGTAACATCGCAAGCGGCCCGGCTGCACGCGCGATTCTCTCCTACAGCGAGGAACACGATATCGACCTCATCGCGATGGGAACACACGGCCGCTCCGGCCTCACGCGATACCTGACCGGAAGCGTCACCGAGACCGTTGTCCGTAATGCGTCTGTCCCGGTCTGCTGTGTCCCGATGCAGTGA
- a CDS encoding acetyl-CoA acetyltransferase — translation MTDVVLVDGARTAHGELLGGLAERSAIELGTAAVEGLLDRTAIDKHSVDWVGLGNAVQAGVGQVPARQVVVESPLPDDVAATTLNEASGSGLRAITTAADRIEAGRASVCFAGGMESMSNAPYLVPDMRGGHRHGNSELVDAMIWDSLWDKHYDAHMGTLTEELATEHDISREAQDEYARRSNHRAGDAIESGKFTEELVPVETADGLVTGDEGPRPDTTVEQLATLPPAFVEGGTITAGNASKLSDGAGAVVLADAETVKREGLGPMAHVEDYAVAYRDPSEFSIAVRDVVEKLLEHNDLAVADVDHFELNEAFAAQMVYVADELDIPAEKHNPLGGAVALGHPIGASGGILTTTMLYAMEREDHHRGIVGMSVGGGGAIAMSVVR, via the coding sequence ATGACGGATGTGGTTCTGGTAGACGGCGCACGCACTGCACACGGTGAACTGCTGGGTGGCCTCGCAGAACGAAGCGCGATAGAGCTGGGTACGGCAGCCGTCGAGGGACTGCTTGACCGAACCGCAATTGATAAACACAGTGTCGACTGGGTCGGCCTCGGAAACGCGGTACAGGCGGGCGTCGGCCAGGTTCCGGCCAGACAAGTCGTCGTCGAGTCGCCGCTCCCTGACGATGTCGCCGCCACGACGCTCAACGAGGCATCGGGGTCCGGGTTGCGGGCGATCACGACTGCCGCCGACCGTATCGAGGCCGGTCGGGCGTCGGTGTGTTTCGCCGGCGGTATGGAGTCGATGTCGAACGCGCCGTATCTCGTTCCGGATATGCGCGGCGGTCACCGACACGGGAACAGCGAACTCGTCGACGCGATGATCTGGGACTCGCTGTGGGACAAACACTACGACGCGCACATGGGCACGCTGACAGAGGAACTCGCCACAGAGCACGATATCAGTCGTGAGGCGCAAGACGAGTACGCTCGGCGGAGCAACCACCGGGCCGGCGACGCCATCGAGTCGGGGAAGTTCACCGAGGAGTTGGTCCCCGTCGAGACGGCCGACGGGCTCGTGACCGGGGACGAGGGGCCGCGGCCGGACACGACCGTCGAGCAGTTGGCGACGCTGCCGCCGGCCTTCGTCGAGGGCGGCACGATCACCGCCGGCAACGCCTCGAAGCTCTCTGACGGAGCGGGTGCAGTGGTGCTGGCCGACGCCGAGACGGTCAAGCGCGAAGGGCTTGGACCGATGGCCCACGTCGAAGATTACGCGGTTGCCTACCGGGACCCGTCGGAATTCTCTATCGCCGTCCGCGACGTCGTCGAAAAACTGCTTGAGCACAATGACCTCGCCGTCGCCGACGTGGACCACTTCGAACTCAACGAGGCGTTCGCCGCGCAGATGGTGTACGTCGCTGACGAACTCGACATCCCCGCCGAGAAACACAACCCGCTCGGCGGCGCGGTGGCGCTCGGCCACCCTATCGGGGCCAGCGGCGGCATCCTCACGACCACGATGCTGTACGCGATGGAACGAGAAGACCATCACCGCGGCATCGTGGGGATGAGTGTCGGCGGTGGCGGCGCAATCGCGATGTCTGTGGTTCGGTAA
- a CDS encoding phytoene dehydrogenase, translating into MTDVVVAGGGLAGLVAARHLAESGRDVTVFEQASEVGGRVRTVHEDGYTFDRGFQVMFTAYPAAKRELDIEALSPRTFTPGATIASPNHRSVLSDPLRNPTAAPQTLLNTDVRTADKLRLFRLQRELAGVEPVELLSRGGRTIREYLADYGFSRRFVERFAAPFYGGITLDRSLGTDSSIFEYTYKMLSEGEIFVPADGMQAMPRQLADRARSAGATIETDAAVTDIDTHDGEVTVEVGTETVTAESCVVATDPETAAELTDIDAIPTAPVGCVTQYFALPTNRAPTTGQRIILNAADDRPNTVAPLSAVASEYAPAGMELYSATFLGTPDASDADLAAEVRDALRSWYPNASFEALEHLRTDRVPFSQFAQPPGYRESLPDPTAPDGNAVLAGDYTRWSSIQGALESGKVAADLLR; encoded by the coding sequence ATGACAGATGTCGTCGTCGCCGGAGGCGGACTCGCCGGGCTGGTCGCCGCCCGGCACTTGGCGGAGTCGGGCCGAGACGTGACCGTCTTCGAACAGGCCTCAGAGGTCGGGGGTCGCGTCCGGACGGTCCACGAGGACGGTTACACGTTCGACCGCGGGTTCCAGGTGATGTTCACTGCGTACCCCGCGGCCAAGCGTGAACTCGACATCGAGGCGCTCTCGCCCCGGACATTCACGCCGGGGGCCACTATCGCTAGTCCGAACCACCGTTCGGTGCTGTCGGACCCGCTTCGCAACCCCACGGCCGCGCCACAGACGCTGCTCAACACCGACGTGCGCACGGCCGACAAGCTCAGGCTGTTCCGGCTCCAGCGCGAGCTGGCCGGCGTCGAGCCGGTCGAACTGCTCTCCCGCGGCGGGCGGACCATCCGGGAGTACCTCGCCGACTACGGGTTCTCGCGGCGGTTCGTCGAGCGGTTCGCCGCACCCTTTTACGGCGGCATCACGCTCGACCGCTCGCTGGGGACCGACAGCAGCATCTTCGAGTACACATACAAGATGCTGAGCGAGGGCGAGATATTCGTCCCGGCCGACGGGATGCAGGCGATGCCGCGACAGCTCGCCGACCGCGCTCGCTCGGCCGGCGCGACCATCGAGACCGACGCGGCCGTAACTGACATAGATACCCACGACGGCGAGGTCACTGTCGAGGTGGGCACGGAGACGGTGACGGCCGAGAGTTGCGTCGTCGCGACGGACCCGGAGACAGCGGCAGAGCTGACGGATATTGATGCGATTCCGACTGCGCCGGTCGGCTGTGTCACGCAGTACTTCGCGCTCCCGACGAACCGCGCGCCGACGACCGGCCAGCGCATCATCCTCAACGCGGCCGACGACCGGCCCAACACCGTCGCGCCGCTGTCGGCGGTCGCCAGCGAGTACGCGCCCGCCGGCATGGAGCTGTACAGCGCCACGTTCCTCGGGACGCCCGACGCGAGCGACGCGGACCTGGCCGCCGAGGTCCGGGACGCGCTCCGGTCGTGGTACCCGAACGCGAGCTTCGAGGCGCTCGAACACCTCCGGACCGACCGGGTCCCGTTCTCACAGTTCGCTCAGCCGCCGGGGTACCGAGAGTCGCTCCCGGACCCGACAGCGCCGGACGGAAACGCGGTGCTGGCCGGCGATTACACCCGCTGGTCGTCGATACAGGGTGCGCTGGAAAGCGGCAAGGTCGCCGCTGATCTGTTACGATAG
- a CDS encoding alcohol dehydrogenase — MRAAAFSELTGPDGVSIVNRPTPEPGRGEAVVSVEACAINRHDLWILEGDSAMVDADDLPFVTGLDVAGTVDAVGEGVTAVEPGDRVVLCPNETCGTCRYCREGPENLCANFSLYHGGLAEAARVQADRLVALPDGVDTVEAAALPTAYMTAFHMLRRVEASPGDLVFVPGVTGGVGVAGVQLADALGADTVGTSSSQDKLDRVESLGLDHAIKSTDPDEIRAAVDDVGTVDGVLNHLGGEYTQVGLDVLRRGGRMAVCGRTAGGTSEIDIPDLFLGHKRVIGSTMGTQGDLERLVGLVADGSLSPEIEETYSLEETGTAFVAMQNRDSVGKLVVTP; from the coding sequence ATGCGCGCCGCAGCGTTCAGCGAACTCACTGGCCCGGACGGCGTCTCGATTGTCAACCGACCGACCCCCGAACCCGGACGCGGCGAGGCGGTGGTCTCCGTCGAGGCGTGCGCAATTAACCGCCACGACCTCTGGATTCTCGAAGGCGATTCCGCGATGGTCGACGCGGACGACCTGCCCTTTGTCACCGGTCTCGATGTCGCTGGGACCGTCGACGCCGTGGGCGAGGGCGTCACCGCCGTCGAACCCGGAGACCGGGTGGTACTCTGCCCGAACGAGACCTGCGGGACCTGCCGCTACTGTCGGGAGGGGCCGGAGAACCTCTGTGCGAACTTCTCGCTGTACCACGGCGGCCTCGCCGAGGCGGCCCGCGTGCAGGCCGACCGCCTCGTCGCGCTCCCCGACGGCGTGGACACGGTCGAGGCGGCCGCGCTGCCGACGGCCTACATGACGGCCTTCCACATGCTCCGGCGGGTCGAGGCTAGTCCGGGCGACCTGGTGTTCGTCCCGGGCGTCACCGGCGGCGTCGGTGTCGCGGGCGTGCAACTCGCCGACGCGCTCGGCGCTGACACTGTCGGCACCTCCTCCTCTCAGGACAAACTGGACCGCGTCGAATCGCTCGGTCTGGACCACGCAATCAAGAGCACCGACCCGGACGAGATTCGGGCGGCAGTCGACGATGTCGGCACAGTCGACGGCGTGCTCAATCACCTCGGTGGTGAGTACACGCAGGTCGGCCTTGACGTGCTGCGACGCGGCGGCCGGATGGCGGTCTGTGGGCGGACGGCCGGCGGCACGTCCGAAATCGACATCCCGGACCTGTTCCTCGGGCATAAACGTGTCATCGGGAGTACGATGGGGACGCAGGGCGACCTAGAACGACTCGTCGGCCTCGTTGCTGACGGCTCGCTCTCCCCCGAAATCGAGGAGACGTACTCGCTTGAAGAGACCGGTACGGCGTTTGTGGCAATGCAGAATCGCGATAGCGTTGGCAAGCTCGTCGTGACGCCGTAG
- a CDS encoding aspartate aminotransferase, which yields MTEFSKRVEQVSISGIREVFEAAGEDAINLGLGQPDFPTPEHAREAAVEAIQTGEVDAYTSNKGTEELRDAIAAKHERDNNLDVDPGDIIATSGGSEALHIALEAHVDAGQEVIFPDPGFVSYDALTHLAGGTPRPVPLREDLTMAPETVEEAITDDTAAFVVNSPANPTGAVQTPEDMRAFARIADEHDVLCISDEVYEHQVFEGEHRSPAEFSDSGNVVVVNACSKAYSMTGWRLGWVTGATDRIERMLRVHQYAQACASAPAQYAAEAALTGPQEPVAEMREAFQERRDVLLDGLEEMGLDCPTPKGAFYAMPKVPDGWVDEVIDRGVVVVPGDAFGEHGAGYARISYATDTETLKEAIDVMADATAALR from the coding sequence ATGACCGAATTCTCTAAACGAGTAGAGCAGGTATCGATTTCGGGCATCCGTGAAGTGTTCGAGGCGGCCGGCGAAGACGCGATTAACCTCGGCCTCGGCCAACCGGATTTTCCGACGCCGGAGCACGCACGCGAAGCGGCCGTCGAGGCAATTCAAACGGGGGAAGTCGACGCCTACACGTCGAACAAAGGGACCGAGGAACTCCGAGACGCCATCGCCGCCAAGCACGAGCGGGATAACAACCTCGACGTCGACCCCGGAGACATCATTGCCACGTCGGGCGGGAGCGAGGCGCTGCACATCGCCTTGGAGGCCCACGTTGATGCAGGACAGGAGGTTATTTTTCCGGACCCGGGGTTCGTCTCCTACGACGCGCTGACCCATTTAGCCGGTGGGACGCCGCGACCGGTGCCGCTGCGTGAGGACCTCACGATGGCCCCCGAGACGGTCGAGGAAGCAATTACCGACGACACGGCGGCGTTCGTCGTGAACTCGCCTGCCAACCCGACCGGCGCGGTTCAGACCCCCGAGGACATGCGGGCGTTCGCCCGTATCGCCGACGAGCACGACGTGCTGTGTATCTCCGACGAGGTGTACGAACACCAGGTCTTCGAGGGCGAGCACCGGTCACCAGCGGAGTTCAGCGACTCGGGAAACGTCGTCGTCGTCAACGCCTGCTCGAAGGCGTACTCGATGACGGGCTGGCGGCTCGGCTGGGTCACCGGCGCGACGGACCGAATCGAGCGAATGTTGCGCGTTCACCAGTACGCACAAGCCTGTGCGTCCGCGCCGGCCCAGTACGCCGCCGAGGCGGCACTGACCGGCCCTCAAGAGCCGGTCGCGGAGATGCGCGAGGCCTTTCAGGAGCGCCGCGACGTGCTGCTGGACGGCCTCGAGGAGATGGGACTGGACTGCCCGACGCCCAAGGGCGCGTTCTACGCGATGCCGAAGGTCCCCGACGGGTGGGTCGACGAGGTCATCGATCGCGGGGTCGTGGTCGTCCCCGGCGACGCCTTCGGCGAACACGGCGCGGGCTACGCTCGCATCTCCTACGCGACGGACACGGAGACGCTGAAAGAGGCCATCGATGTCATGGCCGACGCGACGGCGGCGCTCCGCTGA
- a CDS encoding Crp/Fnr family transcriptional regulator → MVDVLENKRAATRFRVLVEIAERQPAVSQGEIADAVGVTSQAVSEYIRELVDDGLVEKEGRSRYRVTKEGVDWVFQSATDVRRFADHVTDDVLGSVQEDAAIATADLEEGETVTLSLSDGLLHAHPGGGDATGVTTTSAAAGDVVGVTGFEGVIDLDPGHVSVIQVPPVRSGPVENIDEIATACADVPIVTAAGVESVVALRDADIEPTTHFAAGEVAAAAASRGLNAVVVATQDTVGRVTDALRDASVDYDVTQ, encoded by the coding sequence ATGGTCGACGTCCTGGAGAACAAGCGGGCCGCGACGCGGTTTCGGGTCCTCGTGGAGATCGCCGAGCGCCAGCCCGCAGTGAGTCAGGGCGAAATAGCCGATGCCGTCGGCGTGACGAGCCAGGCCGTCAGCGAGTACATCCGCGAACTCGTCGACGACGGACTCGTTGAGAAGGAAGGCCGGTCCCGCTACCGGGTCACCAAGGAGGGCGTCGACTGGGTGTTCCAGTCTGCGACCGACGTTCGGCGGTTCGCCGACCACGTCACCGACGACGTACTCGGGAGCGTGCAAGAGGACGCCGCCATCGCCACGGCGGATCTGGAAGAAGGAGAGACGGTGACACTCTCACTGTCGGACGGGCTGTTGCACGCCCATCCCGGCGGCGGCGACGCGACGGGCGTGACGACGACGAGCGCCGCGGCGGGCGATGTCGTCGGCGTCACCGGCTTCGAAGGCGTCATCGACCTCGACCCCGGCCACGTCAGCGTCATCCAGGTCCCGCCAGTCCGGTCGGGGCCAGTCGAGAACATTGACGAGATCGCCACAGCCTGTGCAGATGTCCCCATCGTCACCGCAGCGGGCGTCGAGTCCGTCGTCGCGCTCCGCGATGCCGACATCGAACCGACGACACATTTCGCGGCTGGCGAGGTAGCTGCCGCCGCCGCATCACGGGGACTCAATGCCGTCGTCGTCGCGACACAGGACACTGTCGGCCGTGTGACCGACGCGCTTCGCGACGCGAGCGTCGACTACGACGTGACGCAGTGA
- a CDS encoding transcriptional regulator — protein sequence MEKALWYLLTATRGGANRARIIDALSDRPMNANELADELDVGYKTIRHHMEQLEEHGVVESGDEEYAKLYFLTDRFDNYRDTFEEIVEKMDE from the coding sequence ATGGAGAAAGCGCTCTGGTACCTGTTGACGGCGACGCGTGGCGGCGCCAACCGGGCGCGTATCATCGACGCTCTCTCGGACCGACCGATGAACGCAAACGAACTCGCCGACGAACTCGACGTGGGCTACAAGACGATCAGACATCATATGGAACAGCTAGAAGAACACGGCGTGGTCGAATCCGGCGACGAGGAGTACGCCAAACTCTACTTCCTGACCGACCGGTTCGACAACTACCGCGACACCTTCGAGGAGATCGTGGAGAAAATGGACGAATGA
- a CDS encoding threonine synthase: METTAAFRGLICTACGAETDSTADRCPDCGGVLVGDYDVPELTPAALPDATGPGRYEPLRPFPRDATVTLGEGATPLVPVPDLAAELGVDSVYVKDEGRNPTASLGDRKLSLSVTAATQRGAERVVTPSTGNGAQASAAYAARAGVDSKGFVPSRCPFLNKAMVNVHGGDMRVVEGRYDDAVSAFEEELAEAAEGWVPVAPGHPFRVEGAKSVAFETADDLGWAAPDAVVHPTGHGETVVGLERGFQAAVDSGLANAVPRIYAAQPDSAAAIADAAREGDDEPATVEHPDTIVGPLEVPDPAAGAAALDSLERSGGGGVAVPDTDILAGAVDGCEMGPETGATGGTAVAGARALADDGAFDSDDVVVLVNPVAGSKEADLLRSHLMSQGI; the protein is encoded by the coding sequence ATGGAGACGACTGCGGCGTTTCGCGGCCTCATCTGCACGGCGTGTGGCGCAGAAACCGACAGCACGGCCGACCGCTGTCCCGACTGCGGCGGGGTCCTCGTCGGCGACTACGACGTTCCGGAGCTGACGCCCGCGGCGCTGCCCGACGCGACGGGGCCGGGCCGGTACGAGCCGCTGCGGCCGTTCCCGCGGGACGCGACGGTGACGCTGGGCGAGGGGGCGACGCCGCTGGTCCCGGTCCCGGACCTGGCCGCGGAACTCGGCGTCGACTCGGTGTACGTCAAAGACGAGGGGCGCAATCCGACGGCCTCGCTGGGCGACCGGAAGCTCTCGCTCTCGGTCACCGCCGCCACCCAGCGCGGGGCCGAGCGCGTCGTGACGCCCTCGACGGGCAACGGCGCACAGGCCAGCGCCGCCTACGCGGCCCGCGCCGGCGTCGACTCGAAGGGCTTCGTCCCCTCGCGGTGTCCGTTCCTGAACAAGGCGATGGTGAACGTCCATGGCGGCGACATGCGCGTCGTCGAGGGCCGGTACGACGACGCCGTCTCAGCCTTTGAGGAGGAACTGGCCGAGGCCGCTGAGGGCTGGGTTCCGGTCGCGCCCGGACACCCCTTCCGCGTCGAGGGGGCCAAGTCCGTCGCCTTCGAGACCGCCGACGACCTCGGCTGGGCGGCCCCCGACGCGGTGGTCCACCCAACCGGCCACGGTGAGACAGTTGTCGGCCTCGAACGCGGATTCCAGGCGGCGGTCGACAGCGGCCTCGCGAACGCAGTCCCGCGAATCTACGCCGCACAGCCCGACTCGGCGGCCGCCATCGCCGACGCCGCACGCGAGGGCGACGACGAGCCGGCGACGGTCGAACACCCCGACACCATCGTCGGCCCGCTCGAAGTCCCCGACCCCGCCGCCGGCGCTGCGGCGCTCGACTCGCTGGAGCGCTCGGGCGGGGGCGGCGTCGCCGTCCCGGACACGGACATCCTGGCCGGTGCCGTCGACGGCTGCGAGATGGGGCCGGAGACGGGCGCGACCGGCGGGACGGCCGTCGCCGGCGCGCGGGCGCTGGCTGACGACGGTGCCTTCGACAGCGACGACGTGGTCGTCCTCGTGAACCCCGTCGCCGGCAGCAAGGAGGCGGACCTGCTGCGCAGTCACCTCATGAGCCAGGGCATCTGA
- a CDS encoding universal stress protein, with translation MIARILVPMDDSEMARRALGYALENHPDAEITVLHVVGGPSPLGGAATSLALEDDVEAAAERRAEGVFDEARERAAEYDVEITTEVQLGHPVRAILNRADDFDAVVLGTHGGSLADRLVVGNVAQKVFRNSPVPVIIAR, from the coding sequence ATGATCGCACGGATTCTCGTTCCGATGGACGATTCGGAAATGGCCCGGCGAGCGCTTGGGTACGCCCTTGAGAACCATCCTGACGCGGAGATTACTGTCTTACACGTCGTGGGCGGACCGTCGCCGTTGGGGGGAGCGGCCACCTCACTTGCTCTTGAGGATGATGTCGAAGCGGCTGCCGAGAGGCGTGCGGAAGGAGTATTCGACGAGGCTCGTGAGCGCGCCGCCGAGTACGATGTCGAAATAACCACTGAAGTGCAACTGGGCCACCCGGTCCGGGCGATTCTGAATAGAGCTGACGACTTCGATGCGGTCGTACTCGGAACGCACGGCGGCTCCTTAGCCGATCGGCTGGTCGTCGGGAACGTCGCTCAGAAAGTGTTCCGTAACTCGCCTGTTCCAGTCATTATCGCCCGATAA
- a CDS encoding peptidase S8 and S53 subtilisin kexin sedolisin — MSRHTLPKPSRRSVIKMLGSAVTVAAFGGEASASQNSDTKEYLIGVSNDKNASDVHSKIKERSDLEQLDIIDVNESLSYLRSAVPQKFTEELLPTVEAIEGVKYTEFNHVREPIATIPNDPKFDSQYAPQLVNAPKAWDVTFGSKDVTIAVIDTGTDYTHPDLDGQFGNQKGRDFVDNDSDPAPQSAQHGTHVSGIAAGETNDETGIAGVSNSRLLSCRALGPNGGRTADIANAVEWATDQGADIINMSLGGGGYNQTMKNAVSYAWNQGVLLICAAGNHKDGDPPSQQDVSYPAAYEECVAVGAVDQNKSPTEFSNYGEKVDIAAPGNDVLSSVPGGDYAQFPGTSMASPAVAGVAALGLDRHEWPVSQTRQNLLDTAQPLSEDSQFVGVGLADAYNFVTAGGGSKNEPPIVTLNDDSRTVTVNREIIFDASGSRDPDGSITNYRWEFGDGSDPVEGSDAAEVSHTYTDTGDYTVTVTVTDNDGAEATTSVNVSVSSEAKDRITTDSSGSLSGMLDYDTYTYSLKTDSPLQLILSLNGPSDADFDLYVSFDGRIPTPNDYDRASYTQDSNEQIIIDDFSQVSEIGILVYVYSGRGDYTLSLEEIGKTSS, encoded by the coding sequence ATGTCTCGACATACTCTGCCGAAACCGTCCAGAAGATCAGTCATCAAGATGCTCGGTTCCGCTGTAACGGTCGCAGCCTTTGGTGGAGAAGCCAGTGCATCACAAAATTCTGATACAAAAGAATATCTGATCGGTGTTTCAAATGATAAAAACGCATCAGATGTTCATAGCAAAATAAAGGAGCGATCCGACCTCGAGCAGCTCGATATTATCGACGTGAACGAGTCGCTTTCGTACCTTCGCTCAGCAGTCCCACAGAAATTCACGGAAGAACTTCTTCCGACGGTCGAAGCAATTGAGGGAGTCAAGTACACGGAATTCAACCACGTTCGCGAGCCGATCGCCACGATTCCAAACGATCCGAAGTTCGACAGCCAGTACGCGCCACAACTTGTCAATGCTCCGAAAGCCTGGGATGTTACCTTCGGCAGCAAGGATGTCACCATCGCTGTCATAGACACCGGTACGGATTACACTCATCCCGACCTTGACGGACAGTTCGGGAACCAGAAAGGACGGGACTTCGTCGACAACGACAGCGACCCCGCACCACAATCCGCTCAGCATGGGACACACGTTTCCGGCATCGCTGCCGGCGAAACGAATGACGAAACCGGTATCGCAGGTGTCAGTAACTCACGGCTTCTGAGTTGTCGTGCACTCGGCCCAAACGGGGGCCGAACCGCCGATATCGCTAACGCTGTCGAGTGGGCGACTGATCAGGGGGCGGACATTATCAACATGTCCCTCGGTGGTGGCGGCTACAACCAGACGATGAAAAACGCCGTCTCGTACGCATGGAATCAGGGTGTCCTCCTCATCTGTGCAGCCGGTAACCACAAGGACGGTGACCCGCCAAGTCAGCAGGACGTGTCGTACCCAGCAGCCTACGAAGAATGTGTCGCCGTCGGTGCCGTCGATCAGAACAAGAGTCCCACCGAGTTCTCGAACTACGGTGAGAAAGTCGACATCGCAGCTCCGGGCAATGATGTCCTCTCATCCGTTCCGGGAGGAGACTACGCGCAGTTCCCCGGAACGTCAATGGCGTCCCCTGCCGTCGCCGGCGTTGCGGCGCTCGGACTCGACAGACACGAATGGCCCGTCAGTCAGACCCGACAGAACCTTCTGGACACTGCCCAGCCACTGAGTGAGGACAGCCAGTTCGTCGGTGTCGGTCTTGCGGATGCATACAACTTCGTCACTGCCGGCGGGGGCTCGAAAAACGAACCGCCAATCGTGACGCTCAACGACGACTCGCGAACTGTCACTGTCAACAGAGAGATTATCTTCGATGCCAGCGGCTCCCGTGACCCCGACGGCTCGATAACGAACTACCGCTGGGAGTTCGGCGACGGCTCTGACCCTGTTGAGGGGTCGGACGCAGCAGAGGTCAGCCATACGTACACCGACACTGGCGATTACACTGTTACCGTCACTGTGACCGATAATGACGGTGCCGAGGCAACCACGTCAGTCAACGTCTCTGTCTCTTCTGAAGCAAAAGACCGCATCACCACTGATTCGTCCGGCTCGCTCAGCGGGATGCTTGACTATGATACGTACACGTACTCCCTGAAGACGGACTCGCCGCTGCAACTGATCCTCAGCCTCAATGGGCCGTCTGATGCTGACTTCGACCTCTATGTCTCCTTCGACGGTCGCATACCCACGCCGAACGACTACGACCGCGCGTCCTACACGCAGGACAGCAACGAACAGATAATCATCGACGACTTCTCACAGGTCAGCGAGATCGGTATCCTCGTGTATGTCTACAGCGGACGCGGAGACTACACACTCTCACTGGAGGAAATCGGAAAAACAAGCTCGTAA
- a CDS encoding metallophosphoesterase, producing the protein MTASYDDRSLLLDGTLVVADLHVGRGTGGTLELPVGSGSDMVQRFQSLVERHDPDEVVVAGDLLHSFRTVPRSVESTVAGLREACRTAGARLLVTPGNHDTMLDSVWDGPTETAYRVGDTVVCHGHEAPEADADRYVVGHDHPTIAIEGQRRPCYLVGSGQYRGSDVVMLPSFNRLNAGVEVNEMRASDFQSPLVTDADRLEPVVWDESGRETLSFPPLGEFRRML; encoded by the coding sequence ATGACAGCCAGCTACGACGACCGGTCGCTCCTGCTCGACGGCACGCTCGTCGTCGCAGACCTCCACGTCGGCCGGGGCACCGGCGGGACCCTCGAACTCCCGGTCGGCTCCGGTTCGGACATGGTCCAGCGGTTCCAGTCGCTCGTCGAGCGCCACGACCCCGACGAGGTCGTCGTCGCGGGCGACCTGCTGCATTCGTTCCGGACCGTCCCCCGGTCGGTTGAGAGCACCGTCGCCGGCCTCAGGGAGGCCTGCCGGACGGCCGGTGCACGGCTGCTCGTGACGCCGGGCAACCACGACACGATGCTCGACAGCGTGTGGGACGGGCCGACCGAGACGGCCTACCGGGTCGGCGACACCGTCGTCTGCCACGGCCACGAGGCCCCCGAGGCCGACGCCGACCGCTACGTCGTCGGGCACGACCACCCCACCATTGCCATCGAGGGCCAGCGCCGGCCCTGCTACCTTGTCGGGTCCGGCCAGTACCGTGGCAGTGACGTGGTGATGCTCCCGTCGTTCAACAGGCTGAACGCCGGTGTCGAGGTCAACGAGATGCGAGCCAGCGACTTCCAGTCCCCGCTGGTCACCGACGCCGACCGACTTGAGCCAGTGGTCTGGGACGAGAGCGGGCGCGAGACGCTGTCGTTCCCGCCGCTGGGGGAGTTCCGTCGCATGCTATAA